The following are from one region of the Sorghum bicolor cultivar BTx623 chromosome 2, Sorghum_bicolor_NCBIv3, whole genome shotgun sequence genome:
- the LOC8059922 gene encoding EPIDERMAL PATTERNING FACTOR-like protein 2, with protein MVHLLQCRRCSGSVHKLFLFSILLLLTSSMAVAFSDASDTRRLPLMLQPEDKEAVAADDKQPLEAGGGRRSRSGETTEARRRRGLIGSRPPRCERVCMSCGHCEAVQVPIVPQHEEEKARASASAVTLAAAMFTYRVDGISNYKPLSWKCRCGGTILDP; from the exons ATGGTCCATCTGTTGCAATGCAGACGATGCAGCggcagtgttcacaaactcttcCTCTTCtctatcctcctcctcctcacatCTTCCATGGCGGTAGCATTCTCAGATGCCTCAGATACCA GGAGGTTGCCGCTGATGCTACAGCCGGAAGACAAGGAGGCAGTGGCCGCTGATGACAAGCAGCCGCTGGAGgcgggaggaggaagaagaagcagaTCAGGGGAGACTACGGAAGCAAGGCGGCGGCGTGGTCTGATCGGATCGAGGCCCCCGAGATGCGAGCGGGTGTGCATGTCCTGCGGCCACTGCGAGGCGGTGCAGGTGCCCATCGTGCCACAGCATGAGGAGGAGAAGGCGAGAGCCTCGGCGTCGGCGGTCACCCTCGCCGCCGCCATGTTCACCTACCGGGTGGACGGCATCAGCAACTACAAGCCGCTGAGCTGGAAGTGCAGGTGTGGAGGAACCATCCTGGATccatga
- the LOC8086377 gene encoding uncharacterized protein LOC8086377 translates to MDPPSPTWIYSNNVALQEEMRCPKVAVVAFYDTMGRQIWLGNAMLLASAALTGVLVGIGSGYGRRYRHHRFTRFIFLGANILFLPIISFVVSTLRDSSNDYVNKEDGTTLAALCNSVFHPCMVITWAFLVQMAATNATSVVATESREGPKVGPPWELLVKGIWTFYLGASITNKRFFHGLFRISSSENHRSFTIICSKIMFAPFALICAKIWFKCYSFRKARKSFALGRNPCLVFGYMKELQQVRSQHDGTSTVGEDALFSPLLVMGEDSRQVKKQPWGYVFSDIWTMAIDRIGLVTLDRVWKLDSVAPTSKDLCLSFALFKLLRCRFARYDIANAVGSTGHKFFWSLLLKDGEHNRVFRVIADELSFVHDYYNSSLPTSYAKCWLPFLSILISLLSVGYCVVAAYFIVVFAGQVHKYGRSQIHCDFWCSKLQAVSQLHNKNFGNLYFDVLPEFLLLILVLVAEVRDITSYISSNWTKVALICHHVKCASLQHQQTRYQWFGPLLRCRCKLVNNWDEKIGQCSVLVLHPTTRTNFIGLLSRVLHHLPDEKMKVNMPEAVKACIMDSLRSTASNSTLGQVGNVRTFLQRSGQAGTGFLWACNGKMSTSDMILTWHIATSIFEVRHPYWDDIEQGSSPVSIQHKSAATHLSRYCAYLMTWSPELLPDEVAWTKSLYEAVKEDTEHVLNVRAVTGPPLMPEAEYNDLVQLLREKSNHLVVKNGVRLGKQLVELGEGEETAWAILAGFWAEMILYVAPSNNLKGHKKAIARGGELITLLWALLFHAGIVSRPGEAASAAGSAVGV, encoded by the coding sequence ATGGATCCACCGAGTCCAACCTGGATATACTCCAATAATGTGGCACTGCAGGAAGAAATGCGCTGCCCCAAGGTTGCTGTGGTGGCCTTCTACGACACCATGGGACGGCAGATATGGTTGGGGAACGCCATGCTTCTCGCAAGCGCTGCACTGACAGGAGTCTTGGTGGGGATAGGCAGCGGCTACGGCCGTCGCTACCGCCACCACCGCTTCACCCGCTTCATCTTCCTTGGAGCCAACATACTCTTCTTGCCCATCATCTCTTTTGTCGTCTCTACCCTTCGTGACAGCTCCAATGACTATGTCAACAAAGAGGATGGAACAACCTTGGCGGCATTGTGCAATTCAGTGTTCCACCCATGCATGGTCATAACATGGGCATTCCTTGTTCAGATGGCAGCTACCAATGCTACCTCAGTTGTTGCCACTGAAAGCAGAGAAGGTCCAAAAGTAGGCCCCCCTTGGGAGCTGCTTGTCAAGGGCATCTGGACCTTCTACCTTGGTGCCAGCATCACAAATAAACGTTTTTTTCATGGGCTGTTCAGGATTTCTTCTAGTGAAAACCACAGATCATTCACCATCATCTGTTCCAAGATTATGTTTGCGCCTTTTGCTCTCATCTGTGCCAAGATTTGGTTCAAATGCTACTCGTTTAGAAAAGCACGGAAATCCTTTGCGCTAGGGCGTAACCCTTGTCTTGTTTTTGGGTACATGAAGGAGCTACAACAAGTAAGAAGCCAGCATGATGGAACATCAACTGTAGGTGAGGATGCATTATTTTCTCCTCTCTTAGTTATGGGAGAAGATAGCAGGCAAGTGAAGAAGCAACCTTGGGGGTATGTGTTCAGCGACATATGGACAATGGCTATTGACAGAATTGGCTTGGTGACCCTTGATAGAGTATGGAAGTTGGACAGTGTGGCTCCCACATCAAAAGACTTATGCCTGTCCTTTGCATTGTTCAAGTTGCTGAGATGTCGATTTGCAAGGTATGATATCGCTAATGCGGTTGGCTCCACGGGGCACAAGTTTTTCTGGAGCTTGCTATTGAAGGATGGTGAACATAACAGGGTGTTTAGGGTGATTGCTGATGAGCTTTCATTCGTTCATGATTACTACAATTCATCACTACCAACATCCTATGCTAAGTGTTGGCTACCTTTCTTGAGCATCCTTATCTCACTCTTGAGCGTAGGCTACTGCGTCGTGGCTGCATACTTCATTGTTGTGTTTGCAGGTCAGGTGCACAAGTATGGCCGCAGTCAGATCCACTGTGACTTCTGGTGCAGTAAACTACAGGCGGTGAGCCAGTTGCACaataaaaattttgggaacttgtACTTTGATGTGTTGCCAGAATTTCTGCTTCTAATTTTGGTCCTGGTCGCTGAGGTGAGGGATATTACTTCCTACATTTCCTCCAATTGGACCAAAGTAGCCCTCATATGCCACCATGTAAAATGTGCATCTTTGCAACAtcagcaaacaagatatcaatggttTGGTCCTCTCTTGCGGTGCAGATGCAAGTTAGTGAATAATTGGGATGAGAAAATAGGGCAGTGCTCAGTATTAGTGCTTCACCCAACTACAAGAACAAACTTTATTGGTCTTCTTAGTCGTGTACTCCATCATTTGCCAGATGAGAAGATGAAGGTCAATATGCCAGAAGCAGTGAAGGCTTGCATCATGGATTCGCTAAGAAGCACCGCTAGCAACAGTACTCTAGGTCAAGTAGGGAATGTCCGAACATTTCTGCAGCGAAGTGGTCAAGCTGGAACAGGTTTCCTCTGGGCATGCAATGGCAAGATGAGTACATCTGATATGATACTTACATGGCACATCGCCACAAGCATCTTTGAGGTGAGGCACCCTTACTGGGATGATATAGAGCAAGGTTCTTCCCCGGTTTCAATCCAGCATAAGAGCGCTGCCACTCATCTGTCACGGTATTGCGCATATCTTATGACCTGGTCCCCGGAGCTTCTTCCTGACGAGGTTGCATGGACCAAGAGCTTGTATGAGGCTGTCAAGGAGGATACTGAGCATGTCCTCAATGTCCGTGCTGTGACCGGGCCACCGTTGATGCCTGAGGCTGAGTACAATGATTTGGTGCAATTGCTAAGAGAAAAGTCCAATCATTTAGTGGTGAAGAATGGTGTGAGGCTCGGAAAACAATTGGTGGAGTTGGGTGAGGGTGAGGAAACAGCATGGGCAATCCTAGCAGGTTTCTGGGCGGAGATGATCCTGTACGTCGCGCCGTCGAACAATCTAAAAGGGCACAAGAAGGCCATTGCCCGCGGTGGAGAACTGATCACTCTCCTCTGGGCACTGCTCTTCCATGCCGGAATAGTTAGTAGGCCAGGTGAAGCTGCCAGCGCTGCTGGTAGTGCCGTTGGTGTTTAG